The Streptomyces sp. Alt3 genome has a segment encoding these proteins:
- a CDS encoding alpha/beta hydrolase — translation MAQRALPLPAARLGRAVLTAGAAPEVSGVVLLLPDGETDSRRRPSTLSYAVQLPFARSLARAGQEDGLAVHVVRYRTRGWNADADPAADAHWAADEVVRRYGDVPVCLVGHGMGGRAALRGAGHTAVSSVLSMAPWLPDGAEPGPEPVRHLAGRRVLIVHGTNDARTNPELSYRLAERAKKANRATCRFEVHSDGHALRQHRSEVVALAADFVRGSLFGRPYARPVADAFAAPPPLGLRMPLAAGFGRSLRH, via the coding sequence ATGGCACAGCGCGCACTTCCCCTGCCTGCCGCCAGGCTGGGACGGGCCGTCCTCACGGCCGGAGCAGCACCCGAGGTCAGCGGCGTGGTCCTGCTGCTCCCGGACGGCGAGACCGATTCCAGACGCCGCCCCTCCACCCTCTCGTACGCGGTTCAGCTGCCGTTCGCCCGCTCCCTGGCCCGGGCCGGGCAGGAGGACGGGCTCGCGGTGCACGTCGTGCGCTACCGCACGAGGGGATGGAACGCCGACGCCGATCCGGCGGCGGACGCCCACTGGGCGGCCGACGAGGTCGTACGGCGCTACGGCGACGTCCCGGTGTGCCTCGTGGGGCACGGCATGGGCGGCCGGGCGGCCCTGCGCGGCGCCGGGCACACCGCGGTCAGCTCCGTGCTGTCGATGGCCCCCTGGCTCCCGGACGGCGCGGAACCCGGGCCCGAACCCGTCAGGCACCTGGCGGGACGACGGGTGCTGATCGTGCACGGCACGAACGACGCGCGGACGAACCCCGAGCTCTCCTACCGGCTGGCCGAGCGGGCCAAGAAGGCCAACCGGGCCACCTGCCGCTTCGAGGTCCACTCGGACGGGCACGCGCTGCGCCAGCACCGGTCCGAAGTGGTGGCGCTGGCGGCGGACTTCGTGAGGGGGTCGCTGTTCGGCCGGCCGTACGCCCGGCCGGTCGCCGACGCGTTCGCGGCACCGCCGCCGCTGGGGCTGCGGATGCCGCTCGCGGCGGGGTTCGGGCGGTCGCTGAGGCACTGA
- a CDS encoding LysR family transcriptional regulator, protein MVHQYSSQPRLSPSGYEEDIRAVLAPRLAYFEAVARHEHVTRAAHELGVPQSTLSRAMVRLEQDLGVALFARRGRTVSLTPAGRTFLGSAERALAEVEKAADSVRADADPTAGKVAFGFLHTMGSETVPALIRAFRADHPKVRFQLVQNYGEAMIERLRAGGLDLCLTSPVPDAPDLVAMRLDEQRLRLVVPDDHRLAGRRRIRLAEAADETFVTLEPGYGLRRITDDLCAEAGFTPRVAFEGEEAETLRGLVAAGLGVALLPPPAVARPGVVELTVTAPRAAREIGVAWLDGHPDTPPVAAFKRFLLSRRGSLLPD, encoded by the coding sequence ATGGTGCATCAATACAGCTCACAGCCACGGCTGTCACCGAGCGGTTACGAAGAAGACATCCGGGCCGTGCTCGCGCCACGTCTCGCGTACTTCGAGGCGGTGGCCCGCCACGAGCACGTCACCCGCGCCGCGCACGAGCTCGGAGTGCCCCAGTCGACGCTTTCGCGGGCCATGGTGCGGCTCGAACAGGACCTGGGTGTCGCGCTGTTCGCCCGCCGGGGCCGCACCGTCTCGCTCACCCCCGCCGGCCGCACCTTCCTCGGTTCGGCCGAACGCGCCCTGGCGGAGGTGGAGAAGGCGGCCGACTCGGTCCGGGCCGACGCCGACCCCACGGCGGGCAAGGTCGCCTTCGGCTTCCTGCACACCATGGGATCCGAGACCGTGCCCGCCCTGATCCGCGCCTTCCGCGCCGACCATCCCAAGGTCCGCTTCCAGCTCGTCCAGAACTACGGCGAGGCCATGATCGAACGCCTGCGGGCGGGCGGCCTCGACCTCTGTCTCACCTCACCCGTCCCCGACGCACCGGACCTCGTCGCCATGCGCCTGGACGAGCAGCGGCTGCGGCTGGTCGTCCCCGACGACCACCGGCTGGCCGGCCGCCGCCGCATCCGCCTCGCCGAGGCCGCCGACGAAACGTTCGTCACCCTCGAACCCGGTTACGGACTGCGCCGGATCACCGACGACCTCTGCGCCGAGGCCGGTTTCACACCCCGGGTGGCCTTCGAGGGCGAGGAGGCGGAGACACTGCGCGGCCTGGTCGCGGCCGGGCTCGGGGTGGCCCTGCTGCCGCCGCCCGCCGTCGCCCGGCCGGGGGTGGTCGAGCTGACGGTGACCGCGCCGCGCGCGGCACGCGAGATCGGGGTCGCATGGCTCGACGGACACCCGGACACCCCGCCGGTGGCCGCCTTCAAACGCTTCCTGCTGTCGCGCCGGGGCAGTCTGCTGCCCGACTGA